Within Dermacentor albipictus isolate Rhodes 1998 colony chromosome 3, USDA_Dalb.pri_finalv2, whole genome shotgun sequence, the genomic segment ACGAACTTCACATCAAGACCATTGTGCTTGCAGCATTCGGCTGACAGCTCGAGAATCCTTTCATTCATGTGCGATTTCCATATTTACGTTCAAGCCCCAGCGCACCTATCCACAACTCCTCAGGCTTCGACTCTGCCTCGGAGATTATTCAGGCTTCACATGTTTTAAGGTAATCGAAAAAATACTTATCGAGAATGCGGTCAGGCATGGAGACACTATATGCAAAatgatattcactgcatgcttatcAGATATATTCAAGCTAATAGACTCGGAAGGATTAGGAGCGACGATGAACGGCTAATACATGACCAGCCTTCACCTGGCCGATCACAACACCCTGCTCAACAACGCTGGCTACACACTGCCTCAGTCACTTGAGAACCTCAACCGACTAAGTGTGCGAGTAGGTTGAAGAATAATTTGCAGAGGACAAATGCAATGTTCAAGAACCTGCCAAGCGAACAAGAATTCAATAAGGGTATGTTAAAGGGAAgttgaaaggttttccagaaaaaatgagtgaacatctgtacataacggttttcaaccctccgaattcgaatatcgtatcaaaattgagcgaaagaaagcgcaaatatattttatttcgacgaaaagtgcagcagcggacacgcccagcccGCGCGTCTCGtatccgcctgtgattggtcggtgcacctcgtgacgtcaactctagtaaccgaccgctgccgctacacatgaagcacggtgccaggtagtttggtgctgttttcctGAGActgtaatggaaaatttagagagaccgcgtttttctgaggagttcggcgttactccctacaattacgagccgattgcgaagagccggcctctcgaagaagcaaacgatgctggtgggagcagtgctttcgacgcgaatgaaagcaaagtcttggcatctcctcgtgttggaaatgatCTATGGTGGGTAtattttttgcaaagcgatctaatgatctcgccgatctttcgtcgatctagtgagctcgtttccggtcaaacaactgtagtgttgtgttcctgcgtgcctcctcgtggaacgtaagcggggatgcgatcgtcggcgtTTGTGCGCGGCCCGAAGCTGtaggcaatctacaaagacggtttaaacgcgtgaaaagcttcccggttaaTGCAGTACGTGTAGTAACCTTCATCTATTGACTACCGCTCACGTTGACTTCCACTCatgttgattaccactcacgttgactaccacccacgttgactaccactctacatacgcgcagacgcaccaacaaaggaatgcagggtcgatcgaagcagattgcgatggcacgcacgcagaaacaagcgcggtcaggcacggtcgcggacgctgcgaggGAACGAAACAGaggtgacgtcacaacaccgcggtttccggtctccgctccgctcgctcactcaacgggggggcggagctacagcgcaatttcaaccgacgattacgccgctcctaattgaaaaaaaaaaacaaattttgcctacatggtttataaggttcccgcatccgtatatgagcgtcttattgcattcgacagactcttcagcttccctttaagatgCAATAAAATGctgaacaaaactgcattttcttcagaATAGCCTCAGGCTGCGcccttccgaaaggaataaaagatgactgcagCCGATCGCtaaggcgctggctactcgcccctgccggagagcaggggctcatttgcgtataataaaacgtCTGGCGTGGCCGTGtagcgttttcgagcactttcggcacgtttacgacctcattctgccaactctgcaTGCTGAGGATCTGTtccagcgtcattcttaagcttccgttccATGCAGCCGCGATTGTTGACCAGCcgctgcaagctaagtaaggaaaagcggaccaatcgcagacgccggcaccaccttcttcatccggttatcgactttcagtgcagtggctcagccccatcgaatgcCTCTCCAGTTAGGCGTGCTCATCGCCTCCTGTCagcgaattagataagacaagccgctcagtgtaggcaatgttcttcgtttttcaagccaacaaaagtgacctcctatgaacgaggaaagcatttgattgatctgttcagacaactctgcgggttaccgcccggtGCTTTCGCCGCCGGTACGCAAACTtggcgtcaggagattagaataaaaacatattgaaatagttttatgTTACAGCCACAGGACTTCGTTTTATGCTAAATACTGCATCGACGTTGTTCATTTAAGTCGTATGCACAGAAGTATGCCGCGTTCATATGTGCCAGGAGAGATTTCGGACAAGAGAATTTGTGGTTTGAAACCATCGGGTACTCTGTTTTTTTGCGTgggaaagaaaataaagtgaCATTTACTTGCGCACATCAGTGGGTCCCCTTtactctttcttttatttacttatttatttagcaTACCCTAAGGGAAATCACGACGTCATACAGGGGAGTGGTTCTAAGCAAAATCTGTAAATTCATCAAGCTAGAGCTAACAAAGCAAAACAATATATTGACCTGTTGCACGGACTAGTGTGTTCCGTGAAATGGCGCGTTCGGTGGAATGCCACCCGTTCCCTCAACGACcacgcacgaatacgaaaccattagcACTCACACGTTGATTCTGTGCGTTCAGCTGTCAGAAATTCAACTGAGTGTTCGCTAAAGCATTTTACTCCAATCATGCCGGACTGAATTTCGTGCATTGAAGACGGGTGCAGCAGTTCGTCGCAGATAGAGTAACTGATTTATTAAGGAATTGAATGATTGTGTGTAGCGAAGTTGGtgcaactgtccgtacgtgtgaccggcacttcgagatgtaaGGCCTTCCTCGatgatacagaaatttgctcatccacCATCCTTGCATCGCGATCCTTCAAAGAATGTGCTTCAGCCcaggaacgtcggcaagagtgggTATCGCTCGTTAAAGCGAGTAGTACCGCTTCCTCTCATAGTATGTTTTGAGCACAGTATCTACGCACATCTATCCCGGTTGGCTCGCAAttttacgcccactctatcgcaaacgtgtcaataagtgaatgggcgcccACTTAAACCCTCGTGAGACACAGCGTACAATATATTGCACACTAGGTCTCAACGACAAGGCCTTGCCCGAACTGCAGCTGCTGCCAACTTCGTGTGCTCAAGAGAATGCACAGACATGTGCTGCAATTTGGCCAAGAATGAGAGAAGTCAATTGCACGGAGGGCTTGGTGGGTGCGTTTGAAAATGGCGCCCATCCGGACGAAGTCGTTGTATTCCGCGCGGCCAAGTAAGCTGCCCCTATGTACTTACGACTTTGCTAAATGTTATGAATCTAGCAATGAATGGAATCAGGAATGTACACGGATAGTTTTGAGCATGGTTTCTCTTGAGGCAAGAGCGCATTTTGTCCGTGGCAACGTTGAATTCCTTTGTGTATGGTATTGCACACGTACCGTAGGAGCTTTCCTGGGGGCTGGACGTTATGCTGATGTCCAATTTTACTCAGataagtaatatatatatatatatatatatatatatatatatatcctgcacgggccgtgaagggcctgcagtatattcaaataaaaaaaaatatatatatatatatatatatatatatatatatatatatatatatatatatgtgtgtgtgtgtgtgtgtgtgtgtgtgtgtgtgtgtgtgtgtgtgtgtgtgtgtgtgtgtgtgtgtgcgttgtgcgtgtaagtgtgtgtgtctgtgtacgtgcgtgctggtgtgcatgtgtgtttacTCGAGCCTATGTAGTCTACGTTACCGAAACCTCACCAAATTCATATGATTTTTCTGGGCATTTAAACGTACCGTAAGTGCGCATCTTCTGCGCACTTCATAATAAATAGCAATCTTATAATGGGGAGGTAAACATAGTATCTACCAAACAGACAAGCCAGGGAAATCGGAAATTCTCGGGGAATTCGGATAGTCTGGCAATGCTCAAGGAAAACTGAGGGAACTTGTGCTTCAATCATGGAAGCGCAGCTGTCGTTTtcttgaaagggaacgaaagtatCCCCACTCCTGGCTCGACTAAAACTGAAGAATTGTAACAAATTCTCTTCGCTGTCCGAATTTCCCGGATCGTTCaccgcgaccgcaggtccgaaacggcattaatcaaagacaacaccaccattttgattatctcgccgcctggAACCAGCGCCCccgcacacagatccgctggcagccgtagccaccaccgcggcaacccGAGGCTTAGCTACTTCgagcaccgactccgcctttgtagtcctcgcgattggctttgaagcttaGGAAGTATGGTACGCTGCATAATGACGGTTTCCGAAAGGCAGTTTCTCCTCAGTACAGTTGTGTTACACGGTGAAGCGTAAAataagtattgcggtgaagcttaacaagcgtgggaaggggcaactgtcaAGGGAGACAGTACGCATCCCATAATtatatacacgcgtgcacccgtcGTCGCCTATCACAGTACAAGCGCCGATATGCTTACTAAGTGTACTGGCTGGCCTTCAGAGCCTTATAGGACGTGCCTGCGACGATTTGAGGCCTTAAGGggagtaaaagacatgcattcttttttttttcgaactgctCGATTTGATTTTTCTGACACTTTCATGGCCCCTTGGAAGTCTAAAAATCGAGCGTTGACTGTGCAACTGGCAatgaggatgcttcaaatggttcgtggggcgaacgcgcggcagAACGCGGACAATAACGGAAATGGCTATCGTGTGAAGGAATGTTCGGGAAAGGAACCCCGccgcctcttctttgaaggaactttagctcaaaaagcaaagtgttagCTCACGCGTAAATgaaggtgaccctcatccaaaccaaaataaactcatGAAAGTGGTGAAAAACAAAACGGAGGCATTGTGCGCCGGCTGAGATTATGTGAGGATAGTTGAGGTCGACTTTCCAGTAGCTGAGAAAATCTCACTTTGGTCAAAGTTCGGGCATAATACCAATGATCTTGCTATCGCTTGATAGAAgtagctcattttcgaaaatataTGCTTCTGTATCCAtatatttttatttgtatttgacaATTTTCGACTCGATCTGCAATTGCCTTTATCATTTTTCCttttcgaagatatttttttGCTGGGCATGTTATTATCCCCTCCCTTCATTTTTCCATCTTGgttaaaataaacactactgctTACTATTCACACTAAATTAAGTTTTCTTCTTAATGCTTacttgagagtgacagcatcgggcgatttGGTGCGCCAGCCCTTTGCTTACATAAaataaagttctgtgtcactcagagaaaacatggaaaactcagggaattcgaaaatatcaacttggtagacaccctgacacgGGCGCATAGGTTTCGCGGTGTCAGGTAGTTTACTATAGGCTGCAGTTCTTTGTTAACGAAAGAGTAACGATTTGGAGCAATAAAAGGTGGGCTTCGTGTCACGTTCTGTAAGGCTGTCCCATTGTCTGTGTCGTTATAAAACCTTATAAAACATTGTCGTAACAGCTCTGACGAGCGAACGCACCGCGTTCTTTATTCTCTGTTTTCGTCGAACAGCTGGGCTAAAGCCAGCTGGGGCACCTTAAATATCAAATCGCAGGCGGCTTTCTGCCGACGCCCTGCTGCCTTATAAAACGGTGCCGCTTGCAGGCACGGATCTTTCTAGTAGATAAGAATCGACAGGTATGGACCAACCCGACAGGTATTGTCCGCTCAAAAGTTGTTACCCACGTAGAATATTCATGCGGTTTCCTGTAACACTAATGGCTACGAGCGCACTCAAGCAAAGAATATTCGCTCCGTCCATGCGGTGTATAATATTTCACAACTTCACGCTTGTGCGAACAGTCTACCTGATTCTCGTATCAGTCATGATACGTGATGTTATTAGCAATTTCTTTTGTTATATTTCATGGCATTGACGTCCCGATTCACTTCATAGGCAGCATTGCTGTCTGTCGTTCTCGTACGTTCGCTCACACAGTAAGCCGCGAGTGGGCGGGGACAATAAGCCGCTTCGACTTAGGGCTGAATTGAATCTGTGAGCAATATTGTAAGATATTGATTATAACAGCAGGAAACACGGCAACAAATTGCCCACCAGCAATCAGTCTTGAAAATTAGAAACGCCTAGGCTTCTTATGTTTCTGTTGTTTCAATTCGCACAGATAATTGTGGCCTCAAAAGCGTTGGGGAAAATATAAACCCGCAGCTCTGTGAGCGAGGGAAATTTCAACCAAAAAAAGGAAATGGTAGAAGTACTTAAAAATAACCATTGACAAGCCTGCCAGTTGTTAGAAATGGCTGTCACACACCCATCTGCTGCAACCCAATACACTACCATGACGAGTATAAAAAGTCAGGCCGCGCACAAACACAGCCTATCGTACAGTAGACAGAAGGTGGCAGCACAGCTTTCCACAACAACGCACCCCGAACACAATTATGAACCAAGACTGCCCAATGCACTTCAATGCACTTTAATTGCCATGACAGTTGAGAGCGCCCCGCAAAGATGACTGCATGCGCCATCCTGGGCTATCAGTTGTGGCTTCTGGCCAATCGGCCGCAACAGCAGATTACAACGTTCAGCCGTGTCAGGTCGTGTGGCGCAGATATACGTATCTACGGGGAGAGAAACCTATCTGCTATAGACAAGCCACATCTCTACCAACAAACCTTAGTACATCATTATGTTCGCAATTTTTCTTATCGTAGAAATTCCTACTTACGTCTGCAGTTGTGACAGCTGTGTAAGTTTTGTAAATCGACATACCCTTACTACTCGCTGTCATCTGTGCTATCATTACAAACACGTCGTTTGTCGACTACAGCGCGAGTCTTTGCAGCGGCGGGCATACAAGCTTCCTTATTCTATCAGCCGCTTAAGCTTGGTGATTACACTAGGCGTAATAATTTTGTTGCGGCAAAATTTGTTGAAAGGTTTGCATTGTGCATCACGCCCCTAAGCGGCACAGGCTCATCTGTCACATTCCTCACATGTATCGTTATCTTTCCCTTGTGACCCCAGTAAGTGGTTTTATCCCTTACATAACATAAAGAAACAAATATCCAACATCATATAGTGCTCGCTCTAATCGAAAACGAACAAAATAGTAGTGGCTATTCGAGTCGTATTCTAAATGCCTAATATTCTTAAACTCCCAATATCCGCCTTTCGCCTCAGTGAGCTGAGGAAGTTTTGATAAGGGTTCGATTATGAAAGCCCGCGTTTACGTGAACGTCTTATTCATCGTAATAGGGAAAGTGCCCTGCAGATTAAACAATAAAGAGAAAACGTACACGTAAAAGTTATTGTCAGAATTATTTTTGACAGATTCGCCTGCCTCACTATTTTCCTTAATAGGTATTTTTTATTTCCAGGCGGAACGACGAGCACTACTACTACTGTGAAGAGTACCACGATGAGGACCACTACTACGATGGCGATCGCTACTACGATGAGGAACATTGCCAAGCCGACGACGACAACACCAACGATTACGACGACCACTACCACGACGACAACTACTACGACGACTACTACGACGACCACAACCACGACGACCACTACCACGACAACTACTACTACGACAActacgaccaccaccaccacgactactacgacaacgacaacgacccGACCACGACCACGACCACGACCACGACCACGACCACGACCAACGACAACGACAACCATTACCACGACGAcaactactacgactactacgaCGACCACTACCACGACAACTACTACTACGACAActacgaccaccaccaccacgacgacTACTACGACAACGACAACCACTACCACGACGAcaactactacgactactacgaCGACTACTACCACGACAACTACTACGACGACTACTACGACGACCACTACCACGACAACTACTACTACGACAACTACGACCACCACCACGACGACTACTACGACAACGACAACGAAGCGACCACGACCACAACCAACGACAACGATCACGCCGACGACCCCGTCTCCTAAGAAGACACCGAAGGCCTATCGAACACCGGTTATCTGCATTCCAAAACCACCCATTCCATGTAAGTCACGCTGCCTACGGATGCGTATACGGTAGTAAGCAACGCCATTTTTCCTTACTACCGTTTTTAGCTATCGTCGCGGCAGTTAACAATTTGAAACATCTTTTGAGTAGATAACAGTTGTAATGTTTATATGTATGTGCAACAGCATACGTTGCAATCGCAGCACCACTGAACCAGGAGCGAACACATAGAAGTGCCTCTTTATATGTTCACAGATAGGCCGATGACGTTTTACAATATCCAAAATCCGTTCGCAATTCTAACGGAATTGTGCTCTTGAGCAGCAGTTCGCCTCGTACGCCAAGGCCGTATTCCAATGTATACAGAACGGCGTCGGTGCCGCTTGGATACTCCGGCTCCAGCTTTGGGCTCTTACCAGATGTGCATCTACTTTAAATCGCAAGGTCGACTACTAGAACCAATTTTATCTGAAGCCGCGCAGATTGTTGAACCGATATGTGCTTCGTTTACGGCGGTGTGTAGTAATGTGACGTGCCCTTTAACGTGTCTTATTATGAGGCTGGCAAATTTATGCAAACGTTGGCGCTGATCACTGTGGTGATGTTGACTGATGAGCTTTGACTTCTTTCGCACCACTTGGGCTAATGACAGCCAGCGTATTAGAAGCTTCGGACTCCGAGTTCGCCAACCCAGGATTTATTACGTGTCTCCAAAACTAACGTATACGCgcctttgtgcaatttgcctctGGCAGAATCCCGCCACTTGAACCTGCAAAATAAACTCTCGACCTGGTGCAAAGCATCATCGTGTTTTATCAGCTGAGGACAAGCCAAGCAAAAGCGTTGAGCGTTGATACAACGGCAAAATGTGTTGTGTAGCTAAATTTGCACGTGTGGCTGTTACGTAGTCATTTCTGTCATAATTTGGCAGTGTCGGTAGCCACGGCCTTATTCTACATTTATTTTTAGGGCTGCATTTGTAGCTCTCTGTGCCCTCTACAGGGATCCTGTCCGAAGGGCTCCTATTGTTGGTAGGCGGCCGACGACGTCCTCGACCATAGCCTTAGACGGAACCAGCTACCGAGGCAGCTGATGAGCCTATCTAACCTGCTGCCGCGTGCTACGCATTCACATACCATATAGCAGTGAACGCACGAATGCTGGGTCACTTGTCTTGAGCCGCACGACCAATATATTATGCAGTTttaacagtgaagctgtataccttTACACTtctccctgcccccc encodes:
- the LOC139057624 gene encoding probable serine/threonine-protein kinase fhkB, with the protein product MTETRSSLFSQGTTSESASALFRCVNLYKQLYRDCRNGNGVVNDGFPAVRQPYNRHHRRYPRCCAWRTGRGSRRTSPIYYLPVLLRDCCACASAAALGYRFVLPDHHRRNDEHYYYCEEYHDEDHYYDGDRYYDEEHCQADDDNTNDYDDHYHDDNYYDDYYDDHNHDDHYHDNYYYDNYDHHHHDYYDNDNDPTTTTTTTTTTTTTNDNDNHYHDDNYYDYYDDHYHDNYYYDNYDHHHHDDYYDNDNHYHDDNYYDYYDDYYHDNYYDDYYDDHYHDNYYYDNYDHHHDDYYDNDNEATTTTTNDNDHADDPVS